One window from the genome of Dermacentor silvarum isolate Dsil-2018 chromosome 5, BIME_Dsil_1.4, whole genome shotgun sequence encodes:
- the LOC119454461 gene encoding uncharacterized protein LOC119454461 yields MEPVERRSKVNFTEEERNVLVDLVSKYSSVLECKQTDAVSVHAKKKAWEKLTEEFNCRHNVRPRTSKQLKKCWDNLKEKWHRAKAEDTREIFKTGGGTPADSNMNEELQRVGAVASHMATRLQNPFDSDRTGPGTETTTPAVAALLASSQPGRSTDVDDADMQCENSCQWDLPHSQDEEPAIQCTVPQNGDPAQLAQRTPPAPSPPGVVPTANLPAVVLPAAVPRVPIACHERRTNASRPSCSRNDAVTSELGARLAAITKDARQKRKEHLLRMKLLREDHELRTKLARDEHNDRLQKREAEHAQQMENLKAKKVLLELKIKLLNKQNE; encoded by the exons ATGGAGCCAGTGGAGCGGCGCAGCAAAGTCAATTTCACTGAGGAAGAACGCAACGTGCTCGTAGATCTCGTGAGCAAGTACAGCAGTGTGCTTGAATGCAAGCAAACTGACGCGGTGTCTGTTCACGCCAAGAAAAAGGCGTGGGAGAAACTCACCGAAGAATTTAACTGCCGCCACAATGTGCGGCCGCGAACTTCTAAACAGTTGAAAAAGTGCTGGGACAACCTGAAGGAGAAGTGGCACCGCGCGAAAGCCGAGGACACCCGGGAAATATTCAAAACAG GTGGCGGCACCCCGGCGGATAGCAACATGAACGAGGAGCTGCAGAGGGTTGGCGCGGTGGCATCTCACATGGCCACACGCCTACAAAATCCCTTTGACAGTGACCGCACTGGGCCTGGCACAGAGACCACCACGCCTGCTGTTGCAGCACTGCTGGCTTCATCACAGCCGGGACGAAGCACTGATGTAGACG ATGCCGACATGCAGTGCGAGAACTCGTGTCAGTGGGATTTGCCACACAGCCAGGATGAAGAACCGGCTATACAGTGTACAGTCCCACAAAATGGTGACCCTGCTCAGCTAGCACAAAGGACTCCGCCAGCACCATCCCCACCTGGAGTCGTGCCAACTGCAAACCTGCCAGCTGTAGTCCTGCCAGCTGCTGTGCCACGGGTGCCAATAGCCTGCCATGAAAGACGAACCAACGCGAGCCGGCCGTCCTGCTCAAGGAATGATGCTGTGACGAGCGAGCTGGGTGCTCGGCTTGCTGCCATCACGAAAGATGCGCGGCAAAAGAGGAAGGAGCACTTGCTCCGCATGAAGCTTCTACGTGAGGACCATGAGCTTCGCACGAAACTCGCTCGTGATGAGCATAATGATAGACTACAGAAAAGGGAGGCAGAGCACGCACAACAAATGGAGAACTTGAAAGCAAAAAAGGTCCTTCTTGAACTGAAGATTAAGCTTCTTAACAAGCAAAATGAATGA